The following are encoded together in the Chanodichthys erythropterus isolate Z2021 chromosome 16, ASM2448905v1, whole genome shotgun sequence genome:
- the LOC137002750 gene encoding CMRF35-like molecule 5 — protein MALPPMLFGVLLYTAGTLSMKTLDHVTVREGETVTIPCLYDSQYELKPKYWCRGSPWISCTITARTNDTGKWTITDYPAQNIFTVKLNNSASSDSGHYWCAVEIDGKLDDGKHLYLTVKQAPDVSVVSSSVSGHEGGNVSVQCFYSSGYQNKLKQWCRIKDQRCYTVGRTNTSQNSSVQISDDVRRRSFTVLMTGLRLSDSGWFFCSVGELQVPVQLFVQRDNKYKITTESDKSSDADPSSSIRENHQTRNDTEASSSEHRNGIFLLLWTAVPLLLLLMLVLVIWRIIQKRNLPTQGQDVCSETEGPVTYDTVVFMKGKDNEQNQVSNSRPPDQDEVIYSAVKHH, from the exons ATGGCTCTTCCTCCGATGCTCTTTGGTGTTTTACTTTACACTGCAG GAACTCTGAGCATGAAGACATTAGATCATGTAACTGTGAGAGAAGGAGAAACTGTTACAATCCCGTGTCTGTATGACAGTCAGTATGAACTGAAACCAAAATACTGGTGTAGAGGGTCACCTTGGATTTCTTGCACAATCACAGCCCGTACAAACGATACAGGGAAATGGACAATAACTGATTATCCAGCACAGAATATTTTTACTGTGAAACTCAACAATTCAGCATCCTCAGACTCTGGACATTACTGGTGTGCTGTGGAGATTGATGGAAAACTAGATGATGGAAAACATTTGTATTTAACTGTTAAACAAG CTCCTGATGTGTCTGTGGTGAGCAGCAGTGTATCTGGACATGAAGGTGGTAATGTCAGTGTCCAGTGTTTCTACAGTTCTGGATATCAGAATAAACTCAAACAGTGGTGCAGAATTAAAGATCAGAGATGTTACACAGTGGGGAGGACTAACACATCCCAGAATTCATCAGTCCAGATCAGTGATGATGTTAGGAGAAGATCCTTCACTGTGCTGATGACTGGACTGAGACTCAGTGATTCTGGATGGTTCTTCTGCTCAGTAGGAGAGCTGCAGGTTCCTGTTCAACTCTTTGTTCAGAgggacaataaatataaaattacaa CTGAAAGTGATAAAAGCTCTGATGCTGATCCTTCTTC CTCTATACGTGAAAACCACCAAACAAGGAATGATACAGAGGCAAGCTCATCTGAACACAGGAACGGGATTTTTCTGCTGCTCTGGACTGCTGTGCCGCTACTTCTGCTTCTGATGCTGGTTTTGGTGATCTGGAGGATTATACAAAAACGCA ATTTGCCTACACAAGGACAAGACGTCTGCTCTGAG ACAGAAGGTCCTGTGACGTATGACACAGTGGTCTTCATGAAAGGAAAGGACAATGAACAAAACCAGGTCTCCAAT AGCCGTCCTCCTGACCAAGATGAAGTGATCTACAGCGCTGTGAAACATCACTAA
- the lrrc24 gene encoding LOW QUALITY PROTEIN: leucine-rich repeat-containing protein 24 (The sequence of the model RefSeq protein was modified relative to this genomic sequence to represent the inferred CDS: inserted 3 bases in 2 codons; deleted 1 base in 1 codon), giving the protein MLTLCLLPFLHRRIQFSDPLKRDSHALRIRLAHTCMRSLTTNXCFFCLSLSLSDNYSAGLTAIHLSLSSFLFPLFCPSSAALFYHSVFPVFXQFFSEMNPPQLSAVLVLMLAQLCASSLGCPSGCRCYSLTVECGSIGLKEIPRGITHGTQTIFLQDNAIGQIRQRDLSDLGQLHYLYLQNNSISTLEPGAFRNLGLLLELALNGNRIHLITADVFRGLDHLRILYLAGNQITRLEDYTFRGLQRLQELHLQENVVEVLGDQALVGLSSLALLDLSRNNLRTLSPASLKPLVSLQVLRVTDNPWRCDCALHWLRGWINEEGQRLLSSAERRMLCAEPPRLSHLSLVEVPPNSLVCIPPVVQLEPSHLTVRLGESLRVSCQASGYPQPQVTWRKASHGKAQLSPRGLVQEVGMDGDARTGGRLVTARPGGKGGQSGRGPVRGGAEEGGDRENFDPDTGSGMLFLSNVTVAHAGRYECEAWNPGGVARVTFHLSVNMSSSRSDIWPRLHSSSYYHPSSVDVSQEPLYELESMDFNALGTATQTAIAVGISLLALTALLLLCMIYSRHRQRQKEEGGYGASKEESILYVNDYSDGPTTFAQLEEYRDERGHEMYVLNRAKPVLPPPPTCTQQGSVIKASECLTPGRATGIGPRRAPAEGGEGPPLDPEGLFMNQSLLFDTQIAYEIHC; this is encoded by the exons ATGTTGACTCTATGCTTACTTCCCTTTCTGCACCGCAGGATTCAATTTTCCGATCCACTTAAGCGGGATTCTCATGCGTTACGGATCCGATTAGCTCACACGTGCATGCGCTCTTTAACAACAA CgtgttttttttgtctttctctctctctctctgacaaTTATTCCGCTGGTTTAACTGCAatccatctctctctttcttccttTCTCTTTCCTCTCTTTTGCCCTAGTTCTGCCGCC CTTTTCTATCATTCCGTCTTTCctgtttt gcagtttttttctgAGATGAATCCTCCTCAGCTCTCTGCGGTGTTGGTGCTCATGTTGGCCCAGCTGTGCGCATCCTCTCTGGGTTGTCCTTCTGGGTGTCGCTGCTATAGTTTGACTGTCGAATGTGGATCCATCGGACTCAAAGAGATCCCGCGAGGCATTACTCACGGGACACAG ACCATCTTTCTACAGGACAATGCCATTGGGCAGATCCGTCAGCGGGATCTGTCTGACCTTGGCCAGCTGCACTACCTCTACCTGCAGAATAACAGCATCTCCACGCTAGAACCCGGGGCATTCAGAAACCTGGGCCTCCTTCTGGAGCTCGCACTCAACGGAAACCGCATCCACCTGATCACAGCGGACGTGTTCCGCGGCCTGGATCACCTGCGCATCCTCTACCTCGCAGGAAACCAGATCACCAGACTGGAGGACTACACTTTCCGTGGACTGCAG CGGTTGCAGGAGCTGCATCTGCAGGAGAATGTGGTGGAGGTGCTGGGAGATCAAGCTCTGGTGGGTCTGTCCTCTCTGGCTCTTCTGGACCTGAGCAGGAACAACCTGAGGACCCTGAGTCCCGCGTCACTGAAACCCCTCGTCAGCCTGCAGGTGCTGAGAGTCACAG ATAACCCGTGGCGCTGCGACTGCGCTCTGCACTGGCTGCGTGGCTGGATAAACGAAGAGGGTCAGAGGCTTTTGAGCTCAGCCGAGCGGCGGATGCTGTGTGCCGAACCTCCGCGGCTCTCCCACCTCAGTCTGGTCGAGGTTCCCCCAAACAGCCTTGTTTGCATCCCGCCTGTAGTGCAACTGGAGCCCAGCCACTTGACGGTGCGTTTGGGGGAGAGTCTACGCGTGTCCTGCCAGGCGTCCGGATACCCGCAGCCACAAGTCACCTGGAGGAAAGCGTCTCACGGAAAAGCCCAACTGTCTCCCAGAGGTCTGGTGCAGGAAGTCGGGATGGATGGAGACGCAAGGACCGGCGGCAGGTTGGTGACGGCCAGGCCTGGCGGAAAAGGAGGTCAATCAGGTCGTGGGCCAGTCCGGGGAGGAGCCGAGGAGGGAGGCGACCGGGAAAACTTTGATCCTGATACGGGAAGTGGGATGTTGTTTCTCAGCAACGTCACGGTGGCGCATGCCGGACGCTACGAATGCGAGGCCTGGAATCCCGGTGGTGTGGCTCGTGTGACTTTTCACCTCTCGGTGAACATGTCTTCGTCCCGCTCGGATATCTGGCCTCGGTTGCACTCCTCGTCTTACTATCATCCTTCCTCTGTGGACGTGAGTCAGGAGCCGCTGTATGAGCTCGAAAGCATGGACTTCAACGCGCTGGGAACCGCCACGCAGACGGCCATCGCAGTGGGAATCTCGCTGCTTGCCTTGACGGCGCTGTTGCTGCTTTGCATGATTTACAGTCGCCATCGCCAGCGGCAGAAAGAGGAAGGCGGGTACGGCGCCAGCAAAGAGGAAAGCATCCTCTACGTCAACGACTACTCTGACGGTCCCACCACGTTCGCTCAACTTGAGGAGTACCGGGACGAACGCGGCCACGAGATGTACGTGTTAAACCGTGCCAAACCGGTGCTGCCTCCACCACCGACATGCACCCAACAGGGTTCGGTGATAAAGGCCAGTGAGTGTCTGACTCCAGGCCGGGCCACAGGGATCGGACCCCGGAGGGCTCCTGCAGAAGGAGGCGAAGGACCTCCGCTTGATCCCGAAGGGTTGTTCATGAACCAGAGCTTGCTGTTTGACACGCAGATCGCTTATGAGATCCACTGCTGA